AACTCGCCAGCCCGATGCCTACCTCAAACGTATGGACGATTTGCGCGGTTTTGTGGCGGGCAAGCAGCTAATAACAGCAGATGAACTGCCCCTTGAGTTTGCCATGAACGCGTTGCGGCTGACGGAGGGCGTGACGCTGGGTACATGGACAGCTAACACAGGGCAGCCACATACTCTGTTACTGGAGCGTTTACAGTCCGCCGATAAAAAAGGACTTTTGATGCAAATGCCTGAAAAACTGCGTGCATCGCCTCAAGGTCTATTATTCTTGAATGAGTTGCTGGCATTAATTGGCGATGATTGATAAGTAATAAACCAACTATCTTTTAAGAAACAAACGTTTGAAGATAAATAAGGAGTGAGTGATGCGTATTTCTCGACTACTGACACCGTTGGCCGCTGCTATTTTAGTTGCAGGCTGTGCCACCTCTGACCCCTACGGTGGCCAAACGCAGCGCTCAAGCACCGCTATGGGTTCGGGTATTGGTGCCGCAATTGGTGCTGCTGCAGGTGCGCTGTCGGGCGACGGCAGTACTAGCCGTCGCGACCGAGCGTTGATTGGTGCTGCCGTCGGCGCTGCCGCAGGTGCTGGCGTTGGTGTTTATATGGATCGCCAAGAGAAACAGCTGCGTGAAAATTTGCAAGGTTCACGTATTGAGATTGATCGCCGCGGTGATGATATCGTTCTCAATATGCCAAGTGGCGTCACCTTTGGCTTTGACTCGGCCGATCTTACCAGTGAAGCACGCACGGCACTGAATGAAGTCGCGAACGTATTGACGCAGTATCAAGACACTCGCGTTAACATTGCTGGCCATACCGATAGCACCGGCGATGCAAGCTACAACCAGCGCCTTTCTGAACGCCGCGCCCAGGCTGTCGGCAGTTACTTAACCCAGAACGGCGTGGGCTCTATGCGTCTCAATACATCGGGATATGGTGCAACGCAGCCAGTCGCTAGTAACGACAACGAACAGGGCCGTGCCCAGAACCGTCGCGTCGAAATCACGTTGACCCCAACCGGTGATGGTCAGGGCCAGCGTTAGTAAGCGATTCGGTTAACTACTTATTGCCGCTGATAGCCCGCTATGCGCACATAGCGGGCTTTTTTATTCATCTGCTGACGAGTCCCCATGCTGTCATATCAACATGCCTACCATGCCGGTAACTTTGCCGATGTACATAAACATCTGACGCTGTACGCGGTGATTGATTATTTATTACGTAAAGAATCCGCCATTACATATGTTGATACTCATGCAGGGCGTGGCCTTTATCCGCTAAGCGGGCAAGAGAGCCAGCGCCTGCAAGAGTACCGCGAGGGTATTTGGCCACTTTGGCAACAGCCTAGCTCCAGCGATCCGCTGTTAGGCGCATGGAAAGAGGCGCTGAGAAGTGCGCAGCCGGACGCAGCCACGTTAACGCATTACCCGGGTTCCCCCTGGTGGATGAGCAATGCGCTACGTGAGCAGGATAAGCTGCGTCTGTTTGAGCTCCACCTGGGTGAGCACAAACAGCTTAACGCCCAGGTATTAGCGCCTAACGCCCAGCGTATTTTTGGTGACGGTCTGGCGGGATTAACGGCTATGCTGCCGGTGAGAACGCCGCGGCTGTGCGTGTTGATCGACCCTAGCTATGAGCGCAAAGTGGAGTATCAAGAGGTCGCTGAGACGGCGGTAAACGCATTGGAAAAAGCCCGCCATGGCGTGATGTTAATCTGGTATCCATTGCTACCGGCAGGCCATCATCAGGCGTTACTAGATACGTTAAAGGCGAGTGGAGTGCGCAAAATCTGGCGCAGCGAGCTGCTATTGCGCGCCCCAGCCGAGCAAGCTCACGGCATGTATGGCAGTGGCATGCTAGTGATCAACCCGTCCTGGGGATTAGACCAGCAGCTAGCGGCGGCAATGGCGGAGATAACGCCGCTACTAGGCTCCAACAGCCGCTATCAGGCGGACTGGTGGGTGCAGGAGTAGCTGTCTCTGCTATTTACCAATACAGAAGCTACCAAATATTTCGCCGAGCAGATCATCTGCGCTGAACTCGCCGGTGATCTCGCCTAATGCCTGCTGGGCGTCACGTAAGTCTTCAGCCAGCAGCTCTCCTGCGCCATAGCCATCAAGCTGGGCGCGGCCGATATTTAGCGCTGTCATGGCGCGGTCAAGCGCATCCAGATGCCGTCGCCGGGCAGAGAAACGGCCTTCGGTGGTGGCGGCAAAGCCCATGACCTCTTTCAAGTGCGTTTTTAAGTTATCCACACCCACCCCCGTTTTAGCAGATAGCCGCACGATTGGTGTGTCTGTGGATAGATCTAAACACGGCTGCTCAGCGCTGGTGTCAATCTTATTACGGACTAAGGTTAAGCGCTGCTGGTCCGGTAGGCGTGCCACGAACTCTGGCCAAATCTCCATTGGGTCGATTGAATCGGTGGTCGTGGCATCGACGAGCAGCAGCACCCGGTCGGCTTTTTCTATTTCGGCCCAGGCGCGAGCGACGCCAATTTTTTCAACTGCATCGGGGGTGTCGCGTAGCCCGGCAGTATCGATGATATGCAGCGGCATGCCATCGATATGAATATGCTCACGCAGCACGTCGCGGGTCGTTCCGGCGATATCGGTGACGATGGCGGTATCCTGCTCGGTAAGCGCATTCAGCAGGCTAGATTTACCTGCATTCGGACGCCCTGCGATCACTACACTCATTCCTTCGCGCAGCAGCGCGCCTTGGCCCGCGGCTCGACGCACATCGCTAAGCGCCTGCTGCACGCTGTTTAAACGCTGTGCCACATGGCCATCGGCAAGAAAATCGATTTCTTCTTCTGGAAAATCAATGGCCGCTTCGACATAAACACGCAGCTCAATAAGACGCTCTACTAGTGCGGAAACCCGCTTTGAAAACTCGCCCTGTAGCGAACGCACGGCGTTTTCTGCCGCTGAGCGTGAGGTTGCATCAATCAGGTCGGCAATAGCTTCTGCTTGGGCAAGATCCAGCTTATCGTTCAAAAAAGCCCGTTCGGAAAACTCACCTGGTCGCGCTAAACGAGCGCCTAGCGCTATGCAACGTTCCAGCAGCATATCCATGATAATCGGGCCGCCGTGCCCCTGAAGCTCGAGTACGTCTTCACCGGTAAAAGAATAGGGGCCATTAAAAAGTAGGGCGATTCCTTCATCAATAGTGTCCTCAGCGCCCTGAAAGGGGCCGTAATGAGCGTACCTAGGCGCTGGGCAGTGCCCAATCATAGCTTGGGCGATCTCGCGGCAGGCGGGGCCTGAGACTCGTATAATACCGACGCCACCGCGCCCAGGAGGAGTCGCCAGTGCCGTGATGGTGTCAGGAGTGTAGAGGCGTTCGGCCATGGTGGCTCTCTTTAAAAGTGGGCAGAAATATTAAAGGATAGATCCAGTATTGATCAAACTAGTGTGAATTTATCAGCCTTAAAACGCCAGACCCCCGCACGAGGCGGGGGTCTGAAGGCACAGCTTACAGCGGTAGATTACTGTCTCTTTAACTACTTAGTTCTCATGCCTTTGCCGATGCTCGGGTCGTTTTCGATTTTGCGCGTAATGTAGTACTGCTGCGCCACCGAAATGATGTTGTTGACCACCCAGTAGATGACCAGACCCGCCGGGAACCACAGGAAGAAGAAGGTAAAGATGATGGGTAGCATCTTCATAATCTTCGCCTGCATTGGGTCCGGAGGCGTTGGGTTCAACATCTGCTGAACGAACATCGAGATGCCCATAATGATCGGCAGGATGAAGTACGGATCCTTCATCGACAGATCTTGAATCCAGAACATAAACGGCGCGTGACGCAATTCAACTGACTCTAGCAGCATCCAGTACAGAGCGATGAAGACCGGCATCTGGATCACGATAGGCAAACAGCCGCCCAGCGGATTGATCTTCTCTTTCTGATAGAACTTCATCATCTCTTGAGACATTTTTTGGCGGTCGTCGCCATACATCTCTTTTAGACGCTGCATTTCCGGGCCAAGTTTGCGCATCCGACCCATAGACTTGTAAGCCTTGGCAGAAAGCGGGAACAGCACGGTCTTCACCAGCACGGTTAGCAGAACAATCGACCAACCCCAGTTGCCGACGATTTCATGGATATGATCTAGCAGCCAGAACAGTGGGTTAGCAATAAACCAAAGCCAGCCGTAATCCACGGTTAATTGCAGGTTGGGAGCGACCTGTTCTAGGTAGTCCTGAACCTTCGGCCCCATGTACAGCGTTGCGCCCAGGGTCGCTTCGCCCTCTGCTGCAATGTTGCTTGTGGGGCCAGCAAAGGCGACAACGTTACGATTACTTGAATCGCTGGTAACGTAAAACAGGTTCTGCTGATCCTGCTGGGGTGCCCATGCTGATACAAAGTAGTGCTGAATAATGGCAATCCAGCCACCCTGCGCTTCACGGTTTTCAAACTCACGATTTTGAATATCTTCAAAATCGATTTTCTCGTAGCGCGCGTCCGGCGTTGAGTAAGCAGCACCCAAGTAGGACTTCATGCCCATGGAAACGCCGCTGGAAGGGTCAGGGCTATTATCACGTGCCAACTGGCCAATAAAGCGCGCAGTAACGGGTGCATCGGTATTGTTAGCGAGGTAGTAATTGACGTTGACCGCATAGCTGCCGCGCTCAAAGGTAAGGCGTTTAATGATATCAACGCCGTTAACGTCAGCGGTTAGATTAACGCTTAGCTCATCATCGCTATCGCCTAAGCGATACTCAGAATTTTCGGGCGTGAATGCGATGCGACTAGCTTGACCGTCGAGCTGCAGCCCTGAGCGTGCGACATAGCTGCGGCTGTTGTTATCCGACAGCAGCACGTAGTTGCGCTCTGAATCGAGTGCTTGCTTGTGCTGTGGTAAAGCAGCATAAACAATATCGCCACCGTGGGGATCGATACGCACATCAAGAACGTCGGTCGTCACGGCAATAAAATCGCGGCTTGTTGACTCGCTTTCAGTGCTGCTTGCTATGCCTTCTCCAACCGG
This DNA window, taken from Vreelandella profundi, encodes the following:
- the yidC gene encoding membrane protein insertase YidC is translated as MDVKRLLLLIPLAVLAYLLVVQWNQDYGQPNFDSAPEMTQRSNSAVPSNVETDDGLAVPSSSPQQDPVGEGIASSTESESTSRDFIAVTTDVLDVRIDPHGGDIVYAALPQHKQALDSERNYVLLSDNNSRSYVARSGLQLDGQASRIAFTPENSEYRLGDSDDELSVNLTADVNGVDIIKRLTFERGSYAVNVNYYLANNTDAPVTARFIGQLARDNSPDPSSGVSMGMKSYLGAAYSTPDARYEKIDFEDIQNREFENREAQGGWIAIIQHYFVSAWAPQQDQQNLFYVTSDSSNRNVVAFAGPTSNIAAEGEATLGATLYMGPKVQDYLEQVAPNLQLTVDYGWLWFIANPLFWLLDHIHEIVGNWGWSIVLLTVLVKTVLFPLSAKAYKSMGRMRKLGPEMQRLKEMYGDDRQKMSQEMMKFYQKEKINPLGGCLPIVIQMPVFIALYWMLLESVELRHAPFMFWIQDLSMKDPYFILPIIMGISMFVQQMLNPTPPDPMQAKIMKMLPIIFTFFFLWFPAGLVIYWVVNNIISVAQQYYITRKIENDPSIGKGMRTK
- the mnmE gene encoding tRNA uridine-5-carboxymethylaminomethyl(34) synthesis GTPase MnmE, with the protein product MAERLYTPDTITALATPPGRGGVGIIRVSGPACREIAQAMIGHCPAPRYAHYGPFQGAEDTIDEGIALLFNGPYSFTGEDVLELQGHGGPIIMDMLLERCIALGARLARPGEFSERAFLNDKLDLAQAEAIADLIDATSRSAAENAVRSLQGEFSKRVSALVERLIELRVYVEAAIDFPEEEIDFLADGHVAQRLNSVQQALSDVRRAAGQGALLREGMSVVIAGRPNAGKSSLLNALTEQDTAIVTDIAGTTRDVLREHIHIDGMPLHIIDTAGLRDTPDAVEKIGVARAWAEIEKADRVLLLVDATTTDSIDPMEIWPEFVARLPDQQRLTLVRNKIDTSAEQPCLDLSTDTPIVRLSAKTGVGVDNLKTHLKEVMGFAATTEGRFSARRRHLDALDRAMTALNIGRAQLDGYGAGELLAEDLRDAQQALGEITGEFSADDLLGEIFGSFCIGK
- a CDS encoding OmpA family protein: MRISRLLTPLAAAILVAGCATSDPYGGQTQRSSTAMGSGIGAAIGAAAGALSGDGSTSRRDRALIGAAVGAAAGAGVGVYMDRQEKQLRENLQGSRIEIDRRGDDIVLNMPSGVTFGFDSADLTSEARTALNEVANVLTQYQDTRVNIAGHTDSTGDASYNQRLSERRAQAVGSYLTQNGVGSMRLNTSGYGATQPVASNDNEQGRAQNRRVEITLTPTGDGQGQR
- a CDS encoding 23S rRNA (adenine(2030)-N(6))-methyltransferase RlmJ produces the protein MLSYQHAYHAGNFADVHKHLTLYAVIDYLLRKESAITYVDTHAGRGLYPLSGQESQRLQEYREGIWPLWQQPSSSDPLLGAWKEALRSAQPDAATLTHYPGSPWWMSNALREQDKLRLFELHLGEHKQLNAQVLAPNAQRIFGDGLAGLTAMLPVRTPRLCVLIDPSYERKVEYQEVAETAVNALEKARHGVMLIWYPLLPAGHHQALLDTLKASGVRKIWRSELLLRAPAEQAHGMYGSGMLVINPSWGLDQQLAAAMAEITPLLGSNSRYQADWWVQE